The Coregonus clupeaformis isolate EN_2021a chromosome 35, ASM2061545v1, whole genome shotgun sequence genome includes the window GATTCAAGGGGTTGTGGCAGATTTAAAAACTCCTCTGCGAAGGACTCTggtaggatacacatgactatccTTGATGAAAGGTGGCTATAGAGGAGGAAAGGACACTCTTCCATTTGCCTACTAACAAATTGACCTCTCCTCCACCAGTCACAGAGGAGcgtggatggaggagagggtggaggacagaCTTTTTCCTAAATGAGAAAAGGCCACTGTCTACTAGTGCCATCCCAACTGGCATTAACATTACTGTCAGCGCTAACAGTTTTTTATATAAATAGTTGCATTTTTAAATACActgaaaaaatataaacgcaacaatttcaaagattttactgagttacagttcatataaggaaatcagtcaatttaaattaattaattaggccctattcaatggattttacatgaatgggaatacagatatgcatctgttggtcacagataccttaaaacaaaagtaggggcgtggatcagaaaaccagtcagtatttgcctcatgcagcgcgacacatctcctttgcatagagttgatcaggctgttgattgtggcctgtggaatgttgtcccacttcaatggctgtgtgaaattgctggatattggcgggaactatatgccacacctgtcaggtggatggattatcttggcaaaggagaaatgctcactaacagggatgtaaacaaatgtgtgcacaaaattagactgaaataagctttttgtggaaatggaaaatgtctgtgatcttttatttcagctcatgaaaccagcactttacatgttgtgtttatattttagttcagtgtagtATCCTCAAATGAATTTACAGTGGATTGAATTTAACCAATGTCTTATTGAGGATTTGAATGTGCTCTCTAGCAACTTCATATGTGCAAGGCTTCTTGGGGCCCCAATGAACATACTAAGAAAACCAAACATGACTAGGCTATTATGACCTAAATAGGAGAAACACTATCTCTGTGTTTACaacaaaacatttacaaaatACTTGTATTATTGTTTATTAATTCTGACATGTCAGTTAGAAAGGTATGGGAGTTACATTTCAAGTTGCTTCCATGTCTTATCTTGTGCCAACACTAGATGGTGTAGAGATCTTTGAAAGTAAAAATATTCCAAACAAAACCTCAAAATGCATGAAAAAATGAGATATAGTACAATTCACCAAAATAAAACCAATATTTAAAAATGCAAAATGTATTATTTAATctagaaacaaaacaaaaaacattaaaATTGTCTTCAGTCATGTCCAATGACATGATATAATGTTCTAGTAATATACACATCCACAGAAATGATGCATGTAACAGTGCAGGGACTGCCTTCAACTGGCTTTCGCCAAAGAATGGACCGGCATGAGGAATATGTTGTAAATTCCCTCCAGCCATGCTTGCACCAAAACAATGCTTTTACATgcatgagagggagagaagacgTGTACACCTCCGGGGAGGGGCAGATAACCAAAACGCAGCCTTTAGCTCTCATATAGAGAGGGGACAATGTGACTGAGGGGGAGGGGTTATAACGCCCCTTTTTCATCTTTGCCATTCTTATCCCCCTTCACCTGGACGTTCAGTTCAACCCCCAGGTTTGGGCTTGTGCCATCCtccttggtgacctctgacccaGGACAGGGCTGCATGGACTGAACAATGTGCTGCAGTGTCCAGTGTTCCTCCCGCAGCGTGTGGGCGTCAAGGGTAAACTGACCCTGTTTGGTCCGGATCAGCTTCCTCACGTGGGCACACGACGAGAGTGCTTTTCCCAGGTCGTCCACCAAGCTTCTGATATAAAATCCACCACCGCATTCAACGTCAAGAGTGAAGAGGGGGGGTGTGAAGTCCTGCAGTGACAAGTTATACACTGTGACCGGCCGTGCAGGTTTGGCTTCCACCTCGTGGCCTTGCTTCAGCAGGACAGACAGACGCTTGCCATCCTTCTTCAGTGCAGAGTACAGTGGAGGAACCTGCATGACATCCCCTGTGAACTGCTTCAACTTCTCCTCAAAGGCTTCCCTGGTAATGTGATCAtagagcttctcatgaaccacATTGCCTGTGGCGTCAAGGGTGTCTGTTGCTTTTCCCAACTCTCCAACAGCCATGTATTTCTTTGAACCAGCCAGCATAGTACTAAGCATCTTTGTTCCATTTCCAATCCCAACAACGAGCACACCAGAGGCTGCACTGTCCAGAGTCCCGCCATGCCCCATTTTCAAAACTTGCTTCTTCCTCTTTCTGGGATTAGGATCTTTCACACCGGCCTCTTTGAGGAGTGCCTCTTTTAATGAGTTTAATACATCAGCAGACGTAGGTCCTTCCTTTTTATAAATGGCAAAAAGTCCATTTAAAGATTGTAGTTTTGACAAAGAATGTTTAGGCACAGTTACGCCAGTTACTGTTCCAGCCATGCTTGCTTTCCAAAACAATGAGGCGCGAGTTGATGACGTAATTTTAACTGAAAACACTTCCGTTTACAAATGCGTCATCATCAATGACTACCAGAAATGTATCAAAACATTATTAGCTAGGTAAATTAGCTGGCTACGCATTAGTGTATCATCCCAGCTAAAGCAATACTACAGACTACACTATGCCAAATAGTATCAATTGATTATACACATGTTTGGATAGCTGTGCTTTTCGATATCGTTTGGCAGTTTGCAAGCTAGCTATATTCCAAAATATTCAACTGTCTGCGTAGGAAGAAGTAGACAGACAAGCTCTGTGAGAGGAGGCCAAAACCAGGACGAGAGCGAAGTCGTGGAGGCCGCTTGACACCTGAGGGGAGGGCATCGAAACGGTAACAGGCTAGCTAGCGTCATGCTTGTAGCTATTTGGAAGCTTGCCAGCTAGCTAGAGTTGACTATTTTCCCTGTATCTTTACTTCAGTGTAACTGTCAAATCAAACGATGTAGCTCTCTAGCCCCTGTTATTTTATCCAAACATTGTGCTAGTAGTGAACGACAAATTGGCTAcaggttgggaaacactgtttaCAGTAGAGTAGACCAGCAACACACCTCAGTCACTGTTTATAGTAGTAGACCGACAACACCCCTCAATCACTGTTTCTAGTTGTAGACCGGCAACACCCCTCAATCACTGTTTATAGTAGTAGACAGGCAACACCCCTCAATCACTGTTTATAGTAGTAGACAGGCAACACCCCTCAATCACTGTTTATAGAAGGCGACAGGCAACACCCCTCAATCACTGTTTATAGAAGTAGACAGGCAACACCCCTCAGTCACAGTTTATAGTAGTAGACAGGCAACACCCCTCAATCACTGTTTATAGAAGGCGACAGGCAACACCCCTCAATCACTGTTTATAGAAGTAGACAGGCAACACCCCTCAGTCACTGTTAATAGTAGTAGACCGGCAAAACCCCTCAATCACTGTTTATAATAGTAGACAGGCAACACCCCCTCAATCACTGTTTATAGTAGTAGACAGGCAACACCCCTCAATCACTGTTTATAGAAGTAGACAGGCAACACCCCTCAATCACTGTTTATAGAAGTAGACAGGCAACACCCCTCAATCACTGTTTATAGAAGTAGACAGGCAACACCCCTCAGTCACTGTTTATAGAAGTAGACAGGCAACACCCCTCAGTCACTGTTTATAGTAGTAGACAGGCAACACCCCTCAATCACTGTTAATAGTAGTAGACCGGCAAAACCCCTCAATCACTGTTTATAGTAGTAGACCGGCAAAACCCCTCAATCACTGTTTATAATAGTAGACAGGCAACACCCCTCAATCACTGTTTATAGTAGTAGACAGGCAACACCCCTCAGTCACTGTTTATAGTAGTAGACAGGCAACACCCCTCAATCACTGTTTATATAATAGTAGACAGGCAACACCCCTCAGTCACTGTTTATAGATGTAGACTGGCAACACCCCTCAATCACTGTTAATAGTAGTAGACCGGCAAAACCCCTCAATCACTGTTTATAGTAGTAGACCGCAAAACCCCTCAATCACTGTTTATAATAGTAGACAGGCAACACCCCTCAATCACTGTTTATAGTAGTAGACAGGCAACACCCCTCAGTCACTGTTTATAGTAGTAGACAGGCAACACCCCTCAATCACTGTTTATAATAGTAGACAGGCAACACCCCTCAGTCACTGTTTATAGATGTAGACTGGCAACACCCCTCA containing:
- the LOC123482638 gene encoding probable tRNA pseudouridine synthase 1; translated protein: MAGTVTGVTVPKHSLSKLQSLNGLFAIYKKEGPTSADVLNSLKEALLKEAGVKDPNPRKRKKQVLKMGHGGTLDSAASGVLVVGIGNGTKMLSTMLAGSKKYMAVGELGKATDTLDATGNVVHEKLYDHITREAFEEKLKQFTGDVMQVPPLYSALKKDGKRLSVLLKQGHEVEAKPARPVTVYNLSLQDFTPPLFTLDVECGGGFYIRSLVDDLGKALSSCAHVRKLIRTKQGQFTLDAHTLREEHWTLQHIVQSMQPCPGSEVTKEDGTSPNLGVELNVQVKGDKNGKDEKGAL